TATTTGAAGTTTTTACAGTTGATTTTGTTGTACTATCTTTTTTATCAACATTTTTTACATCTTCTTTTTCTGGTGATTCAATCTTCGTTATTTTTTTTGTTTCAGTTTTAACGATTTCTTTTGATGAAGGTTTTTCTTTTACAATTGCAGTTATTTCCTTATCCGTTTCATTCAGTTTAGTTTCTTTTACAACTGTAATTTCAACTTTTTTTGGTGTTTCAATTGTATCTGTTTTTGTTACTGTTTCAGCAATTTGATATTCGACTAAAGAAGGTTCAGTAATCGTTTGTGGCATATTATAAACGTCATATTGCACAGAAACTTTTTCAGTTTGTTTTGTTTCATTTTGGCCAATCATTGGCAAAACTAAACCGCTCCATTGTTTATTTACAAATTTTTGTACAGGTTGCGGCGTATTAAAATATAGAAAGCCACCAACTATAATAGGAATTATAGAGGCTGCTGCTAAAAATTTAGACATGTGTTTGTTTGATGTTTTAGCTTTAGATGAATCTAAAATGTAATTGGCTTGTAGATTTGAAAGCCCATAAGCGGCAACGAAATAATTTTGAGCATTTTCTGGTTTGAAGTCAATTTTTCCTGCTTCATTAAATTTTAATGAGCCAATATTTTGTAAGGTTAGAATTTTCCCATTTTTCAAATGTTCTTGCCAAAAATAAACCTGTTCATTCAAAAATGTTTGCGCATTTTCAAAAGACATGGGTTCATCTTGTACAATTTTATTCACCAAAACTCCATCACTTTTTGTTAAAGTCGAATTGAAAGAAAGTTCTTTTCTTGGTGGAATAAAAGTATTCGTTTTCTCGTCGAATGCTACAGACGCTGCATTTGAAATAAACGCACCAAAGTTCGGAACGATTACACAATCGTGCTGAAATAATAATTGACTTATATGCTCTTCTAACCTCATACTACGAAATTAACATTTTTTTTAAATTCTGCAAAAAAATAAATACTTAAAATACTACTTAGTTGGTTTAATATTAATAATTTAACAAAATGAAAACCGATTTACCTTATATTTTAGCACTTTCTTTTCAGAAAAGAATTGGCGATATCACAGCCCGAAAAATTATTCAATTTTTTGGTTCGGCAGAAGCTGCTTGGAATTGTAAACCAAAAGATTTGATGCAAATTTCGGGAATTGGTCAGCAAATAAGCAAAGATTTTGGTCAAAAAAAATGGTTAGAATTGGCTTTTAACGAAATCGAATATTGTGAAAATAATCATATTCGTATTTTAACTTTTTACGACGATACCTATCCACAGCTGTTAAAAGAGTGTATTGATGCGCCTTTGGTACTTTTTTGTAAAGGAAATTTAGAGTTCAATCATTTTAATAATAAAAAGATTTCAATCGTTGGAACTCGAAAAATGACCAATTATGGACGAGGTTTTATTGCTGAATTAATTGAAGGTTTAGCAGATTTTGATGTAACTATTGTTAGTGGATTAGCGTATGGTTGCGATATAGAAGCGCATACAAATGCACTTAAAAATAAGTTGGTAACTTGGTCAGTGATGGGAACTAATTTCGAACGAATTTATCCTGCAGCTCACAAGATTATTGCAGTAGAAATGTTACAAAAAGGAGGTTGGATTACTGAACAACCAAGTTTTAAAGCTGGCGCTCCTGAATCATTTCTTCAACGAAATCGTATCATTGCAGGATTGTCCGATATTACAATAGTAGTAGAATCAGCTTTTAAAGGAGGAAGTTTGGTAACCGCTAAATTCGCAAATGAATACAATCGAGAAGTGTTTGCTTTACCTGGAAAAACAACAGATGCATTAAGTGTTGGATGTAATTATTTGATTAAATCTCATCAAGCTTATTTAGTGGAAAACTCGAAAGATATTATTGATTATTTTAATTTCAATTCACAGAAAAAATCAAAACAAATAGATCTATTTATTGAAATTTCTGATGATGAAAAAGTGATTGTAAATTACTTGAAAAAAAACGGAAAGCAACACATCGATAAAATGTCTTTTGAATTGAATATGAAATCGTATGAGTTAATGCCTTTGTTGTTAGATTTGGAGTTGAAACAAATTATTTCTACACTTCCAGGGAAGTTTTATGATTTATTGTAATAATAAATACAATTTTTATCCAATTATTTTGTTATAAATTACAGTATTTTTGTGCATTATGAAGACAAAATTGTTCATTTTCATCACCATGATTTTCACAAGTTTAAACGCTCAAAATGATAAAGCGCGTTGGAACGATCTTTTTTCTTACAGCAATGTAAAATTGTTGGAAGAAGTAAATGGTGTAATTTATTGTGGTACCGAAAACGGGATATTCTTATTTAATCCTAAAAATCCAACAAATGATTGGATTAAGTTGAATAAAACCAATTTTTTGAATAATGTGGGAGTTTCTGCAATGGCTTATGATAAAGAGTCAGATTCGTTTTTAGTAGGTTATGAAAATGGAGGATTAGATTTATTGAAATCTGGTGAATCGACGATGGTGCTGGATATTAAATGGAATGGATTTAACGGAATTAAAAAAATCAACCATATTCTTATAAATGACGGAATTGCGTTTATTTCTGGTGCTTTTGGGATTGTTTCCTACGATCTGAAAGATGAAGAATTTAAAGAAACAACACGTACAAATACAGCTGTTGTAAATGATGCAACAATTAACGGGACAACTCTTTATATTGCAACAGATAAAGGAATCTATTCGAGCGAATTATCGGATAAGAATTTGAATGATCCGGATTTTACAAGTTGGGGAAGTCCTATTGTTACAGGGGATATTTCGAATATAGAATTGTTTGAAAAAGAGATTTATTATTCAGTAGAAAATGAATTAAAAACAATTTCTGGAACTCCTGTTTCTGGAGCTTTTAATTTTATTGAAGATTTAAAATTATCAAAAGATCAATTAATCATTACTCAAACGAATCAAGTTTCGGACTCTAACGGTCAAAATTATACTAAAACAGATCAAGATGGAAATGTTGTAAATTTCAATACTGCTATTTCTATTGGTGATGAAGTTTATGGAGGTTCAGTAAATCATGGAATTATTAATTTATCTAATCTTGAAGAATTTTATCCCGATGGACCATTTAACAATAAAGCTTGGTCGGTTACAACAAAAAATGGCAAAGTATGGATTGCACCAGGAGGAACAGAAGCTTATACGAATGTTTTAAATAATAGAGATGGTTTTTATTACTTTGATATGAAGAAATGGAACAACTTTAGTTCTAAAGAAATTTTTGATATTAGAGATGTTTTAAGAATAGCTGCTCATCCAGATAAAGACAATAATACCTTTATAGTTTCATCATTTAATAAGTATGGACGTGATGGAAATGGACGGACAGATTTATTAGAATTTGATGCAGATTTAAAACCTAAGAAAATTATTAATAATCAGTTTCCAAGTTCAAGAATTTCTGGATTAGCTTATGATAAATTAGGAAACTTACATATAGGCGCTTCATATCCTGATGGAAAAAGCCCGGATTATAATTCAGCATATTATGTAGAGAGAAGTAAAAATGGTACGTGGAAAAGTAATAATGTTGATAAAACTTCTGCTATTGTAGCGCTTTCTCCTGATTTTTCGGATACTTATACCTATTATCCAAGTGGTAGAAATGGAGGAGGAGTTACAGTTTTAAACAAAAAACATGAAATTGTAACAACTTTGACAACTACCAATAAGTTACCTGTTAATAATGTTTTGACTGTTGCAAATGATAGATTAAATAATTTATGGATTGGGACAGAACAAGGTTTAGTCGTTTTATACGGAGCTGATAATGCTGTAAGTTCTAATAATATTATAGCAGAACCAATTGTTATTATTCAAGATGGAATTCCAGAAGCCTTATTAACAGATGTGGGTATTTATTCCATAAAAGTTGATAATGCAAACAGAAAATGGATTGCAACAAATGGAGCAGGCGTATATTATGTTTCGGAGAGTGGAGAAGAAACAAAACTACATTTCACCTCTAAAAATTCGCCTTTACCTTCTGATATAGTGTACGATGTTTCGATTGATGAAACCACAGGAAAGGTATTTTTTGCAACCGAAAAAGGTGTGGTTTCTTATAATGGTGATGTTTCGATGGAAACCAATAACTTTAATGATGCAATTGCATATCCAAATCCGTATCGTCCAGAATATACAGGGAATATTACAATTAAAAATCTTCCAAATAGAGCTTTAGTTAAAATTACAGATATTGTTGGAAATTTACTTTTTGAGAAAAAAGCAGATGGAGGAGTGATAGAATGGAATACAAACAATTCGAAAGGAAAACCAGTAGCTTCTGGAATTTACTTAGTTTTGATGACAAATGCAGATGGTACCGAAACTAAAACATTGAAACTTGCAGTTGTTAGATAATGAAAATTTTAGAGACCAAAGCAGTAGTCCTTTCAAGCATAAAATATGGTGACACGAGTTTAATAATTCGTTGTTATACCCAAAATTTTGGCTTAAAATCATTTATAGCAAAAGGCGTTTTCTCTAAAAAAAAGCGAAATACATCTTTGTATTTTCCACTTGCAGAAATAGATCTTAGTTTTCAACCCAAATCAAGTGAACAACAATTGGTTTTCTTAAAATCGGTTCAAACTTCCTATTATTACGAAACCTTGCATTTTCATCCAATCAAATCGGCGATTGTTTTTTTCTTGGCTGAAATTCTAAATTTAGTGTTGAAAGAAGAAACCGACAATCCAGATTTATACCTATATATCGAACATTCACTAAAAGAATTTGATCAAAAAAAAGAAGATTTTGCAGATTTTCATTTGATTTTTTTGATTCAATTGACACATTTTTTAGGGTTTTATCCCAATTTAGAATTAGACGGAAATCTATTCGATTTAGAAAATGGTTTTTTTACAAATTCCAATTCATCCATCAACATGTTGAAAGCAGATGAAACCGTTTTGTTCAAAAAACTATTAGAACTTAATTTTACAGCAGATTCAAAAAATATATTTAACCAATCACAACGTTCTTTATTGCTCGAAATTTTGGTGAAATATTATCAAATTCATACCAATAATTTTAAGAAACCAAAATCATTACAAGTTTTACATGAATTGTTTAGTTAAATCTCTGGAAATAATTTCTAACAAATCTTTAAAACAGAGAATAAAGAAAACTCCATATATTTGCTATAGTTAAAACATTCACAATGAAATTCAATACAAAAGCTATACACGGTGGTCAACAACACGATCCATCTACAGGAGCCGTTATGACTCCAATTTATCAGACATCAACTTTTGCACAACGTTCACCTGGAGATTATAAAGGATACGAATATTCTCGTGGTGCAAACCCTACTCGTACTGCTTTAGAAAATGCATTAGCTTCTATCGAAGGTGGAGTTGCAGGTTTTGCATTTGGTTCTGGTTTAGCAGCAATTGATGGCGTTTTGAAATTATTCAAACCAGGAGATGAAATTATCGCAATGGACGATTTATATGGTGGTTCTTATCGTTTGTTTACGCGTGTTTACGAGAAATTTGGATTGAAATTCCATTTCGTAGATATGACAAATGTTGAGGCTGTTGTGGCGTTGATCAATGATAACACAAAAATGGTTTGGATTGAAACACCAACAAACCCTTTGATGAAGGTAGTTGATATCAAAGCGGTAAATGATGCGTCAAAAGCAAAAAAAGCAGATGTTTTAGTTGCGGTTGATAACACATTTGCGTCGCCATATTTGCAACGTCCTATTGAGTTAGGTGCTGATATTGTGATGCATTCAGCAACAAAATATTTAGGAGGTCATTCTGATTTAGTGGCTGGAGCAATTGTCGTTAATTCGGAGCAATTGGCAACAGATGTTCACTTCAATTTATTTGCAACGGGTGGAATTTTAGGCCCACAAGACTCTTATTTAGTTCTTCGCGGAATCAAAACATTGGCTGTTCGTATGGATCGTCATTGTTCTAATGGAATGAAAGTGGCTCGATTTTTAGAAGCTCATCCAAAAGTTGCGCATACGTATTATCCAGGATTAGAAAATCATCCACAGCACGAAATTGCCAAAAAACAAATGAAAGATTTTGGTGGAATGGTCACATTTACGTTGACTTCTGGAAAAAAAGAAGATGCGTTCAAAATTTTAGAAAATTTGAGCGTTTTTACTTTGGCCGAATCGTTAGGTGGAGTAGAATCGTTGGCAAACCACCCAGCTACGATGACGCATGCGTCTATTCCAGCAGAAAAACGTGCTGAAATTGGGATTACAGATGATTTAATTCGTTTGTCTGTTGGGATCGAAGATATTGACGATTTATTAGAAGATTTAGAACAAGTTTTGAACTTGATATAATCGAGTAATAATATAATAAAAAGTCTGAATTTAGTTTCAGACTTTTTATTTTTATATAATGAAATTCATCATTTTATTTTTACTTTCTACGTTGAGTTTTGCTCAACAATTGGATACGATTAATCTCAATCAAGTTGAGGTGGTAAATTATTCTAATTATAAGCAATTTCGTCCAAAATTTAAGCAAGTTCTACGACTTACAGATCATACAAGTTTTGGTCTTAAAATATTTTCAAATTTATTGCTACCAAAAGAAAAGGAAATTGAGATTGTCGCAATTGAGATTTTGTTCGAATCAAAAGTCATAAAGAAGAATTATTGCAACGAATTTTATTATTTTAAACCAATAATTCTACAATCGATTCATCATAAACAAAGTTTGATTGGTGAAAAATGGTTTGAAGTTGATAAAGATTATCAAGGAAAATATATTTTTCCAGTTCATTTAAAACTCAATATTTCAGAAGCAAAAAACTATTTTATTGGTGTAGAAACTTCTTACGAAAATCCTTTTTGTCCCGAAGGAAATGGTTATTTTGATTTGATAAAAACGAAACAAGCAGTTGATTTGTATGTTGAAATTAATTCAGAAATGATAAAACAAGATGTTTTAAAAAATTATTCATTAAATTATATCATCTATTATAAGTAAAAAGGATATTATTTTGCAACAATATCCTTTTTAACATTTAAATCAAATTACTTCACAATAATTTTAGAAGAAGTTTGATTCGTTTTAAAAATATAAACTCCTTTTGGTAAATTGGTCTGAATAGAATTTTGTCCTATTTTTAATTCACCTTGATGAATTAATTTACCATTTACATCAAAAATTTGATAAGGTGATTTTTCTTTTGTATCAACAGTAAAGTTGCCGTTGGTTGGATTTGGATAAAGAGAAAATTTCTTAGAATTCACTTCGGAAGTTGCTAAATTACTACACAAGAAATCAGAATAATCTACCAATCCTAAAGTCGGATCATCTTTTTGGTGAACAATAACATTTTCTACTTGTTGTTCCGATGATTTTTGATTTTCTATCCAGCAATTTCCAACTGCAGACACATCGTTGACAGAATTATTGTATAAAGCATAATTAATTCCGCCATTTCCATTGTTCGAGAAAATATTATTACCAGGGCGTTCAGCAGTACCTAAGTTGATAAAAGCACCTTTCTCTATATTCGTAATTCCCCATAAACTTCCACGAATTTGATTGTCGAAAATATCAATGACATTTGTTGTAGGATTTGAAGCAAGATAAATTGAAATTCCGCTTCCACCATTCGTAGGATTTGTTTCTGTATTATTATCTTCGAGAATATTTCCGATGATTTTTCCTTTCGAGTTTCCTCCAGAAATGGTAATTCCATATCGGTTGTCGCGAATTGTATTATTTTCGATAATTGCTTCGTTCGTTACACCTAATAAACTTGAAACGGAAATTCCTCCAACTCGAGTTTTTTCTCGATCTCCAATAATTGTATTTCCACGAATAATCGTAGGATTGTTGCCACTTGGTCCCATATTAATTTGAGGACGATTAGAATTGTCTTGATTGTTGCCTTCTAAATGATTATTTTCAAACGTTAAAGCAACAGATTGATTGGCTCCTGAACCGACAACGGGAGTTTTATTGAATTTGAACGTTGAGTTCTTAATGATAGGATTTCCACGAGAAAAATTAATTGCTCCTCCGGTAGAAATTCCACCATATTGATAAGAAATTTCAGAGTTGTTCATGATAAAAGATTCGTTTAGAGAACGAATTCCTCCACCATAAACCATTTTGAAATGATTGAAACTGGCAGTTGCACCTTCTTCTATTCGAATTCCTTTAAAATAAGTAGTTCCTGGATTGTCGGATGTAAACAACACTTCTTTTGGCGCATTAACATCTATTGTTCCGGCAATGGTTATAAGTTTCCCATCAGCAATAACTAAGGTATAGTCTGTATCAGATAAAAATGTGTCATTTACAGAAATCGTTAAATCATCTGTTAATTCATAACGATTTGTTGTTTGATCGAAAGTGATGACATCTGTTAAAGCATCAAGATCAGCAATACGGTATGTTTTTCCATCGTTTGGTGTAGCATATTGAGCAAAAATCATCTGCCCAAGCAGCGCTAAGGAAAGTGTAAAAGATTTCTTCATAATTTCACTAAGTATTAATTAGGAATGAAATTAGAAA
This portion of the Empedobacter stercoris genome encodes:
- a CDS encoding cystathionine gamma-synthase — protein: MKFNTKAIHGGQQHDPSTGAVMTPIYQTSTFAQRSPGDYKGYEYSRGANPTRTALENALASIEGGVAGFAFGSGLAAIDGVLKLFKPGDEIIAMDDLYGGSYRLFTRVYEKFGLKFHFVDMTNVEAVVALINDNTKMVWIETPTNPLMKVVDIKAVNDASKAKKADVLVAVDNTFASPYLQRPIELGADIVMHSATKYLGGHSDLVAGAIVVNSEQLATDVHFNLFATGGILGPQDSYLVLRGIKTLAVRMDRHCSNGMKVARFLEAHPKVAHTYYPGLENHPQHEIAKKQMKDFGGMVTFTLTSGKKEDAFKILENLSVFTLAESLGGVESLANHPATMTHASIPAEKRAEIGITDDLIRLSVGIEDIDDLLEDLEQVLNLI
- the porZ gene encoding type IX secretion system anionic LPS delivery protein PorZ, whose protein sequence is MKTKLFIFITMIFTSLNAQNDKARWNDLFSYSNVKLLEEVNGVIYCGTENGIFLFNPKNPTNDWIKLNKTNFLNNVGVSAMAYDKESDSFLVGYENGGLDLLKSGESTMVLDIKWNGFNGIKKINHILINDGIAFISGAFGIVSYDLKDEEFKETTRTNTAVVNDATINGTTLYIATDKGIYSSELSDKNLNDPDFTSWGSPIVTGDISNIELFEKEIYYSVENELKTISGTPVSGAFNFIEDLKLSKDQLIITQTNQVSDSNGQNYTKTDQDGNVVNFNTAISIGDEVYGGSVNHGIINLSNLEEFYPDGPFNNKAWSVTTKNGKVWIAPGGTEAYTNVLNNRDGFYYFDMKKWNNFSSKEIFDIRDVLRIAAHPDKDNNTFIVSSFNKYGRDGNGRTDLLEFDADLKPKKIINNQFPSSRISGLAYDKLGNLHIGASYPDGKSPDYNSAYYVERSKNGTWKSNNVDKTSAIVALSPDFSDTYTYYPSGRNGGGVTVLNKKHEIVTTLTTTNKLPVNNVLTVANDRLNNLWIGTEQGLVVLYGADNAVSSNNIIAEPIVIIQDGIPEALLTDVGIYSIKVDNANRKWIATNGAGVYYVSESGEETKLHFTSKNSPLPSDIVYDVSIDETTGKVFFATEKGVVSYNGDVSMETNNFNDAIAYPNPYRPEYTGNITIKNLPNRALVKITDIVGNLLFEKKADGGVIEWNTNNSKGKPVASGIYLVLMTNADGTETKTLKLAVVR
- a CDS encoding T9SS type A sorting domain-containing protein is translated as MKKSFTLSLALLGQMIFAQYATPNDGKTYRIADLDALTDVITFDQTTNRYELTDDLTISVNDTFLSDTDYTLVIADGKLITIAGTIDVNAPKEVLFTSDNPGTTYFKGIRIEEGATASFNHFKMVYGGGIRSLNESFIMNNSEISYQYGGISTGGAINFSRGNPIIKNSTFKFNKTPVVGSGANQSVALTFENNHLEGNNQDNSNRPQINMGPSGNNPTIIRGNTIIGDREKTRVGGISVSSLLGVTNEAIIENNTIRDNRYGITISGGNSKGKIIGNILEDNNTETNPTNGGSGISIYLASNPTTNVIDIFDNQIRGSLWGITNIEKGAFINLGTAERPGNNIFSNNGNGGINYALYNNSVNDVSAVGNCWIENQKSSEQQVENVIVHQKDDPTLGLVDYSDFLCSNLATSEVNSKKFSLYPNPTNGNFTVDTKEKSPYQIFDVNGKLIHQGELKIGQNSIQTNLPKGVYIFKTNQTSSKIIVK
- a CDS encoding HU domain-containing protein → MRLEEHISQLLFQHDCVIVPNFGAFISNAASVAFDEKTNTFIPPRKELSFNSTLTKSDGVLVNKIVQDEPMSFENAQTFLNEQVYFWQEHLKNGKILTLQNIGSLKFNEAGKIDFKPENAQNYFVAAYGLSNLQANYILDSSKAKTSNKHMSKFLAAASIIPIIVGGFLYFNTPQPVQKFVNKQWSGLVLPMIGQNETKQTEKVSVQYDVYNMPQTITEPSLVEYQIAETVTKTDTIETPKKVEITVVKETKLNETDKEITAIVKEKPSSKEIVKTETKKITKIESPEKEDVKNVDKKDSTTKSTVKTSNKKYQVIAASLKRQEDADRLLGELKKQGYKNAEINYVKGRYYYVTYNSFNNIDDAQKYMNDVNKKSPGTWVRTEN
- the dprA gene encoding DNA-processing protein DprA; its protein translation is MKTDLPYILALSFQKRIGDITARKIIQFFGSAEAAWNCKPKDLMQISGIGQQISKDFGQKKWLELAFNEIEYCENNHIRILTFYDDTYPQLLKECIDAPLVLFCKGNLEFNHFNNKKISIVGTRKMTNYGRGFIAELIEGLADFDVTIVSGLAYGCDIEAHTNALKNKLVTWSVMGTNFERIYPAAHKIIAVEMLQKGGWITEQPSFKAGAPESFLQRNRIIAGLSDITIVVESAFKGGSLVTAKFANEYNREVFALPGKTTDALSVGCNYLIKSHQAYLVENSKDIIDYFNFNSQKKSKQIDLFIEISDDEKVIVNYLKKNGKQHIDKMSFELNMKSYELMPLLLDLELKQIISTLPGKFYDLL
- the recO gene encoding DNA repair protein RecO, with translation MKILETKAVVLSSIKYGDTSLIIRCYTQNFGLKSFIAKGVFSKKKRNTSLYFPLAEIDLSFQPKSSEQQLVFLKSVQTSYYYETLHFHPIKSAIVFFLAEILNLVLKEETDNPDLYLYIEHSLKEFDQKKEDFADFHLIFLIQLTHFLGFYPNLELDGNLFDLENGFFTNSNSSINMLKADETVLFKKLLELNFTADSKNIFNQSQRSLLLEILVKYYQIHTNNFKKPKSLQVLHELFS